In Diabrotica undecimpunctata isolate CICGRU chromosome 4, icDiaUnde3, whole genome shotgun sequence, a single genomic region encodes these proteins:
- the LOC140438185 gene encoding uncharacterized protein, with translation MQNGKQEKDLYVTIVFSESTASLLKLSLPHLNYTDPENSRIFLISPSHYKCSQSQVDFKEENTPTTSQSVNSEILFKYQALQEEKEGKPISQDIFLYISSDVGLFSKSNCSSKSNIYEGCYSEDSFELLNNKSAESISIEKSLKSIFEARKIKKLPLLSARSVAHSNKMGTNEKELYVALLDSNTNSADHMCRICHGGESIDDLLMPCRCRGTVALVHLKCLERWLKDSQHSHCELCMHHYKIEKSPRYSLIRSIFAYLRSPGPQLKEIIFDLVMFSLYTPTAIVSTYILMMMCESLVKSNVIQSGTIPSHIIAFSAVFGMAAIDFTYSSWVLYICQKHAEAWRDWYHSNSSLKVILPAIKLRPIKKKRNSLKE, from the exons atGCAAAATGGAAAACAGGAAAAAGATTTATATGTAACCATTGTTTTCAGTGAATCCACAGCGAGTCTATTAAAACTAAGTTTACCTCATTTAAACTACACCGATCCTGAAAACTCAAGAATATTTTTGATATCTCCCAGCCACTATAAATGTTCTCAGAGTCAAGTAGATTTCAAAGAAGAAAACACACCAA ccacAAGTCAAAGTGTCAATAGCGAAATTTTATTCAAATATCAAGCTTTACAAGAAGAAAAGGAAGGCAAACCTATTTCACAAGATATTTTCCTGTATATATCTTCAGACGTCGGATTGTTTTCTAAAAGTAATTGCTCATCAAAATCTAATATTTACG AAGGCTGTTACTCTGAAGATAGCTTTGAATTACTAAACAATAAATCTGCGGAAAGTATATCGATTGAAAAATCcctaaaaagtatttttgaagctagaaaaattaaaaagttacCCTTGTTATCAGCAAGAAGTGTGGCACATTCAAATAAAATGGGAACAAATGAGAAAGAGCTCTATGTAGCTCTACTTGATTCAAAT ACAAATTCAGCTGATCACATGTGCCGGATATGCCATGGTGGCGAAAGTATAGATGATCTTTTGATGCCCTGCAGATGCAGAGGAACTGTAGCTTTGGTGCATTTAAAATGTTTGGAAAGATGGCTTAAAGATTCACAACATAGTCACTGCGAGTTGTGCATGCACCATTACAAAATTGAAAAGAGTCccag GTATAGCTTAATTAGATCTATCTTCGCTTACCTAAGGTCGCCAGGCCCCCAACTgaaagaaataatttttgatttagTGATGTTTTCTTTGTATACTCCAACAGCTATCGTTTCTACATATATATTAATGATGATGTGCGAAAGTCTAGTAAAGTCCAACGTTATTCAGAGTGGTACGATACCTTCGCATATAATTGCGTTTTCAGCAGTTTTTg ggaTGGCGGCTATCGATTTTACTTACTCTTCCTGGGTACTTTACATTTGCCAGAAACACGCCGAAGCTTGGAGAGATTGGTATCACAGCAATTCATCATTAAAAGTGATTCTTCCAGCCATTAAACTTCGTCCAATCAAAAAGAAGAGAAACAGTTTAAAAGAATGA
- the LOC140438186 gene encoding facilitated trehalose transporter Tret1-like produces MVSSTPSSFFLYAAGSIAYITAFISGIAFGWTSPEIPQLKNPNTTPLDTVISPSEEGWIGACLPLAAAVGPIGAGFLADSVGRKWTILIGNLPFLLAFMVNVVAKSIYLFYFSRLLCGLGVGIIFTVLPIYIAEISDDASRGTLGSLLQVFIVIGLLFSYALGPFLSIRTFNIILIIPPTLFMILFSVFIPDSPLFLLQKRRMSEAVQALIKFRGKEELSAQKEAELINSQLIENLKSKGSFKLIFKSPGLRKALTISMALVGGQQLSGITVVLFYTQSVFADAGVPIAPEMCTIIMGIVQIFASPAAPLLVNRCGKRFLLIISGLGMAVAHSILAFFFYLKNVQHADVSTLGWLPILSIVVYIITYCLGFGALPFAVMGEIFPENIKSLASSVTSSFCWILGFVISNYFGAVTKLIGQSGSFGFFGFCCVMAALYVFKFVPETTGKNVNEIQCLLDGSTKKSIELI; encoded by the exons ATGGTGTCTTCAACGCCAAGCAGTTTTTTCTTATATGCAGCTGGTTCAATAG CATATATAACAGCATTTATTAGTGGCATCGCATTTGGATGGACCTCGCCAGAAATTCCACAACTGAAAAACCCAAACACAACACCACTAGACACAGTCATAAGCCCCTCAGAAGAAGGATGGATCGGAGCATGTTTACCCTTAGCTGCTGCAGTTGGACCCATCGGTGCAGGATTTCTAGCTGATTCAGTTGGTAGAAAGTGGACTATTCTTATCGGGAACCTGCCTTTTCTTTTAGCATTTATGGTAAACGTTGTTGCAAAAtccatatatttattttacttttcgAGATTGTTATGTGGTTTGGGGGTCGGTATTATTTTCACCGTACTTCCTATTTACATTGCAGAAATATCAGATGATGCATCCAGAGGAACATTAGGTTCTTTGTTGCAAGTTTTTATAGTCATAGGTTTATTATTTTCCTATGCACTTGGACCATTCCTATCAATAAGAACATTTAACATTATACTAATAATTCCTCCAACATTGTTTATGATTTTGTTCTCAGTATTTATACCAGATAGTCCCTTGTTTTTACTACAAAAAAGAAGAATGTCAGAGGCTGTACAGGCTCTTATTAAATTTAGAGGTAAAGAAGAATTATCTGCTCAAAAAGAAGCTGAATTAATTAACTCTCAATTAATAGAAAACCTGAAAAGTAAAGGCAGTTTTAAACTTATATTTAAATCACCAGGACTAAGAAAGGCCTTGACGATATCTATGGCTTTAGTTGGAGGACAACAATTATCTGGAATTACAGTTGTACTTTTCTACACACAAAGTGTTTTCGCAGACGCTGGTGTTCCCATAGCACCTGAAATGTGTACCATTATAATGGGTATCGTTCAGATATTCGCAAGTCCCGCTGCTCCACTGCTTGTAAACAGATGCGGAAAAAGATTTCTATTGATAATCTCAGGATTAGGAATGGCTGTAGCACATAGTATCCTAGCTTTCTTTTTTTATCTGAAAAATGTTCAACACGCGGATGTATCCACTTTAGGTTGGCTGCCAATTTTAAGCATCGTAGTATATATCATCACATACTGTTTGGGCTTTGGAGCCTTACCTTTTGCAGTAATGGGAGAAATCTTCCCAGAAAACATAAAATCGTTAGCATCCTCTGTTACATCATCATTTTGTTGGATACTGGGATTTGTTATAAGCAATTATTTTGGGGCCGTGACTAAGCTTATAGGGCAATCCGGATCTTTTGGTTTTTTTGGCTTTTGCTGTGTTATGGCTGCATTGTACGTTTTTAAGTTTGTACCTGAAACAACAGGAAAAAATGTTAATGAGATACAGTGTCTTCTGGATGGAAGTACTAAAAAAAGTATAGAATTGATATAA